Proteins encoded within one genomic window of Nonomuraea gerenzanensis:
- a CDS encoding SpoIIE family protein phosphatase, whose protein sequence is MSAETSVPRPRESDVDISDSALFKGMLSEAEFAFAFFDADSRIQRVNDVFCDVVNVPAERMAGRQPVEVLAADLSQIITHAVQAVIETDAPVTEGRVRVRSAEGDTRHWSLSFSPVHDDAGELRAIALVGLDVTESRQTEEALRRSEERYRSLVEAQSQLVWITSPTGAVVEDAPQWRAITGQGLEEYLANGWLEVVHPEERQQTEEAWREALRGRTMFEWNYRVRTRASGYRHFEVRAVPIIRHGRVVEWVGANTDVTPQREAEEMRGRLTDQLGAAALRTARLQGATAMLAEALTVEQVVQVIIDVGRTALAADRSAVALLDTDRAALKLINGEGILEASGATGDEIPLSHSNVMTMAVNSRRPVFAESPESLKAQLLEAGGDEEVLAGFLAHGDERAWVGLPLLAAGRALGALRFSFTRPQKISQEDGVFLEALAGQCALAVERATLFEREHRTAETLQRSLLPDRLPVVKGLVLAQRFRSGSRHVQVGGDWYDAFVLQDGRVAAVVGDVMGKGVKAAAGMGHIRNAMRALALTNPPPAAVLTGLDRVFEATEEEEQVTTLAYMVVEPVTGEGTLALAGHPPPVLVSPQGTAILCDAEPGTPLGWPTSRRQFRFVVPPGHTAVLYSDGLVENRKRGLDAGLAELCSVVTEAPPEVVSSPHMLLDFLVDRMLSGYEQDDDVTALAIHVPPATKSD, encoded by the coding sequence ATGAGCGCCGAGACCTCCGTTCCCCGTCCCCGGGAGTCGGATGTGGACATCTCAGACTCCGCCCTCTTCAAGGGCATGTTGTCGGAGGCAGAGTTCGCCTTCGCGTTCTTCGACGCCGACAGCCGCATCCAGCGGGTCAACGACGTGTTCTGCGATGTCGTCAACGTGCCCGCGGAGCGCATGGCGGGCCGGCAGCCCGTCGAGGTGCTGGCCGCCGACCTGAGCCAGATCATCACCCACGCCGTGCAGGCCGTCATCGAGACCGACGCCCCGGTGACCGAGGGCCGCGTGCGGGTGCGGTCCGCGGAGGGCGACACCCGGCACTGGTCGCTGTCGTTCTCGCCGGTCCACGACGACGCGGGCGAGCTGCGCGCGATCGCGCTGGTCGGCCTCGACGTGACCGAGAGCCGCCAGACCGAGGAGGCGCTGCGCCGCAGCGAGGAGCGCTACCGCTCGCTGGTCGAGGCGCAGTCCCAGCTCGTCTGGATCACCTCGCCCACCGGCGCGGTGGTCGAGGACGCGCCGCAGTGGCGCGCCATCACCGGCCAGGGCCTGGAGGAGTACCTCGCCAACGGCTGGCTGGAGGTCGTGCACCCCGAGGAGCGCCAGCAGACCGAGGAGGCGTGGCGCGAGGCCCTGCGCGGGCGCACCATGTTCGAGTGGAACTACCGCGTGCGCACCCGCGCCAGCGGTTACCGCCACTTCGAGGTGCGGGCCGTGCCGATCATCCGCCACGGCAGGGTGGTCGAGTGGGTCGGCGCCAACACCGACGTCACCCCGCAGCGCGAGGCCGAGGAGATGCGCGGCAGGCTGACCGACCAGCTCGGCGCCGCCGCCCTGCGCACCGCCCGGCTGCAGGGCGCCACCGCCATGCTCGCGGAGGCGCTCACGGTCGAGCAGGTCGTGCAGGTCATCATCGACGTGGGCCGCACGGCCCTGGCCGCCGACCGCTCGGCGGTCGCGCTGCTCGACACCGACCGCGCCGCGCTGAAGCTGATCAACGGCGAGGGCATCCTGGAGGCCTCCGGGGCGACGGGCGACGAGATCCCGCTGTCCCACTCCAACGTGATGACCATGGCCGTCAACAGCCGCCGGCCCGTGTTCGCCGAGTCGCCCGAGTCGCTGAAGGCCCAGCTCCTGGAGGCGGGCGGCGACGAGGAGGTGCTGGCCGGGTTCCTGGCGCACGGCGACGAGCGGGCCTGGGTGGGCCTGCCGCTGCTGGCCGCGGGCCGCGCCCTGGGAGCGCTCCGATTCTCCTTCACCCGGCCACAGAAGATCTCCCAGGAGGACGGCGTCTTCCTGGAGGCGCTGGCCGGTCAGTGCGCGCTGGCCGTGGAGCGGGCCACGCTCTTCGAGCGTGAGCACCGCACCGCCGAGACGCTGCAGCGCAGCCTGCTGCCCGACCGCCTGCCGGTGGTCAAGGGCCTGGTGCTGGCCCAGCGCTTCCGCTCGGGCAGCCGCCACGTGCAGGTCGGCGGCGACTGGTACGACGCGTTCGTGCTGCAGGACGGGCGCGTGGCGGCCGTGGTCGGCGACGTCATGGGCAAGGGCGTCAAGGCGGCGGCCGGGATGGGCCACATCCGCAACGCCATGCGCGCGCTGGCGCTGACCAACCCGCCGCCCGCTGCCGTGCTCACCGGTCTCGACCGGGTCTTCGAGGCCACGGAGGAGGAAGAGCAGGTCACCACGCTGGCGTACATGGTGGTCGAGCCCGTCACCGGCGAGGGCACGCTGGCCCTGGCCGGTCACCCGCCACCCGTGCTGGTCTCGCCGCAGGGCACGGCGATCCTGTGCGACGCCGAGCCGGGCACTCCGCTAGGCTGGCCGACCAGCCGACGGCAGTTCCGGTTCGTGGTGCCGCCCGGCCATACCGCCGTGCTCTACTCCGACGGTCTCGTCGAGAACAGGAAGCGGGGGCTGGACGCCGGGCTCGCAGAGCTTTGCAGTGTTGTGACCGAAGCGCCGCCTGAGGTGGTGAGTAGTCCTCACATGCTGCTGGACTTCCTGGTTGACCGGATGTTGTCTGGATATGAACAGGATGATGACGTTACCGCGCTCGCAATTCACGTCCCACCAGCCACGAAGAGTGACTGA
- a CDS encoding thioesterase family protein, which translates to MAMYERLSEGRYLASEHTQGPWDPRTQHLGPVTALIAHELARTAPRPGLELSRLVVDVFAPVPVAELEVAAEVVRDGKRVQCLSASVSSGGREFVRATAWRIREADTPPTPVRQPPPIPPREEGHARSWLQSGFGYGKALDWRFVTGGPLEPGPATVWGRLTMPLVRGEEPTPVERVAVFADSGNGVSLALDFDTHLFVNVDLTISLFRAPAGEWVCMDAETVIGPSGRGLTRSTLFDVAGEIGTATQTLFVAPRQG; encoded by the coding sequence ATGGCGATGTACGAACGGCTGAGCGAGGGCCGTTACCTGGCCTCGGAGCACACCCAGGGCCCGTGGGACCCGCGCACCCAGCACCTGGGCCCGGTCACCGCGCTCATCGCGCACGAGCTGGCGCGCACCGCGCCGCGGCCGGGGCTGGAGCTGTCCAGGCTGGTGGTGGACGTGTTCGCGCCGGTGCCGGTGGCCGAGCTGGAGGTGGCGGCGGAGGTCGTCCGCGACGGCAAGCGGGTGCAGTGCCTGTCGGCGAGCGTGTCCTCGGGCGGCCGCGAGTTCGTCAGGGCCACCGCGTGGCGCATCCGCGAGGCCGACACGCCGCCCACGCCGGTCCGGCAGCCCCCGCCGATCCCGCCGCGCGAGGAGGGGCACGCGCGGTCGTGGCTGCAGTCGGGGTTCGGCTACGGCAAGGCGCTCGACTGGCGTTTCGTCACCGGCGGCCCCCTGGAGCCGGGCCCGGCCACGGTCTGGGGCAGGCTCACGATGCCGCTGGTGCGGGGCGAGGAGCCGACGCCGGTGGAGCGGGTGGCGGTCTTCGCCGACAGCGGCAACGGCGTCAGCCTCGCCCTCGACTTCGACACCCACCTCTTCGTCAACGTGGACCTGACGATCTCGCTGTTCCGCGCTCCGGCGGGCGAATGGGTCTGCATGGACGCCGAGACCGTCATCGGCCCGTCGGGCCGCGGGCTGACCCGTTCCACCCTGTTCGACGTGGCGGGTGAGATCGGCACGGCCACACAGACGCTGTTCGTCGCGCCGAGGCAGGGGTAA
- a CDS encoding YaaA family protein yields the protein MLILLPPSEGKSSQGSGPPVGELSFPALDKHRTRVLNALIRASKRRDALDVLGLTPGLAGELDKNAALKSAPTLPAAALYTGVLYDNLGLESLDEESRRRAEESLLIFSGLWGVVKITDRIPPYRLSMGVNLPQLGGLAAFWRPKVTKELDRIPGLVVDLRSATYAGAWQPGSRSVTVRVFRDGKVVSHMAKATRGEIARALLRQEVAPASPDELVKALDALGYTVELAEPARPNRPWVLDVHVTDPT from the coding sequence GTGTTGATTCTGTTGCCGCCGTCCGAAGGCAAGTCCTCGCAGGGCAGCGGGCCGCCCGTGGGCGAGCTGTCGTTCCCGGCCCTCGACAAGCACCGCACGCGGGTGCTGAACGCGCTCATCCGCGCCTCCAAGCGCCGCGACGCCCTCGACGTGCTCGGGCTGACGCCGGGGCTGGCGGGCGAGCTGGACAAGAACGCGGCACTGAAGAGCGCGCCCACCCTGCCCGCCGCCGCGCTCTACACCGGCGTGCTCTACGACAATCTCGGCCTGGAGAGCCTCGACGAGGAGTCCAGGAGGCGGGCCGAGGAGTCGTTGCTGATCTTCTCCGGGCTGTGGGGTGTGGTGAAGATCACAGACCGGATCCCGCCGTACCGGCTCTCGATGGGCGTGAATCTGCCGCAGCTCGGCGGGCTGGCGGCGTTCTGGCGGCCCAAGGTGACCAAGGAGCTGGACCGGATTCCCGGGCTGGTGGTGGATCTGCGCTCGGCCACGTACGCGGGGGCCTGGCAGCCCGGCTCGCGCTCGGTGACAGTGAGGGTCTTCCGCGACGGCAAGGTCGTCAGCCACATGGCCAAGGCCACCCGGGGGGAGATCGCCCGCGCGCTGCTGCGCCAGGAGGTGGCCCCGGCGAGCCCGGACGAGCTGGTCAAGGCCCTCGACGCCCTCGGCTACACCGTGGAGCTCGCCGAGCCTGCCCGCCCCAACCGCCCCTGGGTGCTGGACGTGCACGTCACCGACCCCACCTGA
- a CDS encoding RNA polymerase sigma factor, protein MSPASSTRSKPQELNEPVIQRLLERGRSQGFLESEDVRQAFEEADIPMSHAAAFLRNLSKEGVTVVVTAADSAAPKKSRGPAKRRTAAPVKTKTAAAAKEQQPETVTAVVGTAEAEPAAKKAAPAKKAAPAAKKAAAPAAAKKAEQKNAGPAETKPKAPEAPRGETDDDEDIELDGDVELEDLEDIDVDEIVAEDDADSEGDSDDDDSDEEPKAADVAAVQKTEEEVLILSDDDDDAPVAQVAAAGATADPVKDYLKQIGKVPLLNAEQEVELAKRIEAGLFAEEQLGGGETDGLPVDVKAELEWIAEDGRRAKNHLLEANLRLVVSLAKRYTGRGMLFLDLIQEGNLGLIRAVEKFDYTKGYKFSTYATWWIRQAITRAMADQARTIRIPVHMVEVINKLARVQRQMLQDLGREPTPEELARELDMTPEKVVEVQKYGREPISLHTPLGEEGDSEFGDLIEDSEAIVPADAVSFTLLQEQLHSVLDTLSEREAGVVSMRFGLTDGQPKTLDEIGKVYGVTRERIRQIESKTMSKLRHPSRSQVLRDYLD, encoded by the coding sequence GTGTCGCCTGCAAGTTCGACTCGCTCGAAGCCACAAGAGCTGAACGAGCCCGTCATTCAGCGACTGCTCGAGCGTGGGCGCTCGCAGGGTTTCCTCGAGTCTGAGGATGTCCGTCAGGCCTTCGAGGAGGCGGACATCCCCATGTCGCACGCCGCCGCGTTCTTGCGGAACCTCAGCAAAGAGGGCGTGACCGTGGTGGTGACCGCCGCGGATTCGGCTGCGCCGAAGAAGTCTCGTGGTCCAGCAAAGCGCCGCACCGCCGCCCCCGTCAAGACCAAGACGGCGGCGGCCGCCAAAGAGCAGCAGCCCGAGACCGTGACCGCGGTCGTGGGCACCGCTGAAGCCGAGCCGGCCGCCAAGAAGGCGGCCCCTGCCAAGAAGGCCGCCCCGGCGGCGAAGAAGGCCGCGGCACCCGCCGCCGCCAAGAAGGCCGAGCAGAAGAACGCTGGGCCTGCCGAGACCAAGCCGAAGGCGCCCGAGGCCCCGCGGGGCGAGACGGACGACGACGAGGACATCGAGCTCGACGGCGACGTGGAGCTGGAGGACCTCGAGGACATCGACGTCGACGAGATCGTCGCGGAAGACGACGCCGACTCCGAGGGCGACTCCGACGACGACGACTCCGACGAGGAGCCCAAGGCCGCCGACGTCGCCGCCGTGCAGAAGACCGAGGAAGAGGTCCTCATCCTCTCCGACGACGACGATGACGCTCCGGTGGCCCAGGTGGCCGCCGCCGGCGCCACCGCCGACCCGGTGAAGGACTACCTCAAGCAGATCGGCAAGGTCCCCCTGCTCAACGCCGAGCAGGAGGTCGAGCTGGCCAAGCGCATCGAGGCGGGCCTGTTCGCCGAGGAGCAGCTGGGCGGCGGCGAGACCGACGGGCTGCCGGTCGACGTCAAGGCCGAGCTGGAGTGGATCGCCGAGGACGGCCGCCGCGCCAAGAACCACCTGCTGGAGGCCAACCTCCGGCTCGTGGTCTCGCTGGCCAAGCGCTACACCGGCCGCGGCATGCTCTTCCTCGACCTGATCCAGGAAGGCAACCTCGGCCTGATCAGGGCCGTGGAGAAGTTCGACTACACCAAGGGCTACAAGTTCTCCACCTACGCCACGTGGTGGATCCGGCAGGCGATCACGCGTGCCATGGCCGACCAGGCGCGGACCATCCGCATCCCGGTCCACATGGTCGAAGTGATCAACAAGCTGGCCCGAGTCCAGCGGCAGATGCTGCAGGACCTCGGCCGCGAGCCCACGCCGGAAGAGCTGGCCCGCGAGCTGGACATGACGCCCGAGAAGGTCGTCGAGGTCCAGAAGTACGGCCGCGAGCCCATCTCCCTGCACACCCCGCTGGGTGAGGAGGGCGACAGCGAGTTCGGTGACCTCATCGAGGACTCCGAGGCCATCGTGCCGGCCGACGCCGTCAGCTTCACGCTGCTGCAGGAGCAGCTGCACTCCGTTCTCGACACGCTGTCGGAACGCGAGGCGGGCGTCGTGTCGATGCGGTTCGGCCTCACCGACGGTCAGCCGAAGACGCTGGACGAGATCGGCAAGGTTTACGGGGTCACCCGTGAGCGCATCCGCCAGATCGAGTCGAAGACCATGTCCAAGCTGCGCCACCCGTCCCGGTCCCAGGTCCTGCGCGACTACCTGGACTGA
- a CDS encoding HhH-GPD-type base excision DNA repair protein, translating to MRIQLAQRSEADELLGRSPLALLVGMLLDQQIPMEWAFTGPYTISQRLGHDLTAEEIASYDPEAFVALLAEKPAVHRYPKSMAARVQQLAAYLVEHYDGQPEKIWADAADGKELLKRLMALPGYGKQKAQIFLALLGKQLGVQPSGWREAAGLYGEEGSHRSVADVVDADSLTRVRATKQEAKRAAKGQEGQ from the coding sequence ATGCGCATCCAGCTCGCCCAGCGGAGCGAGGCAGACGAGCTCCTCGGCCGCAGCCCGCTCGCCCTGCTCGTCGGCATGCTGCTCGACCAGCAGATCCCCATGGAGTGGGCGTTCACGGGGCCGTACACGATCTCCCAGCGGCTCGGGCACGACCTGACCGCCGAGGAGATCGCCTCCTACGACCCCGAGGCGTTCGTGGCCCTGCTGGCGGAGAAGCCGGCCGTGCACCGCTATCCCAAGTCCATGGCGGCCCGGGTGCAGCAGCTCGCGGCCTATCTCGTCGAGCACTACGACGGGCAGCCGGAGAAGATCTGGGCCGACGCCGCCGACGGCAAAGAGTTGCTGAAACGACTCATGGCCCTGCCGGGATACGGCAAGCAGAAGGCCCAGATCTTTTTGGCATTGCTGGGCAAGCAGTTGGGGGTCCAGCCTTCAGGCTGGCGTGAGGCAGCCGGACTCTATGGCGAGGAGGGGTCACACCGATCGGTCGCCGACGTGGTCGACGCCGACAGCCTGACCCGCGTGCGGGCCACCAAGCAGGAGGCCAAGCGGGCGGCGAAGGGCCAGGAGGGGCAGTAG